In Populus alba chromosome 1, ASM523922v2, whole genome shotgun sequence, a single window of DNA contains:
- the LOC118055528 gene encoding hydroxymethylglutaryl-CoA lyase, mitochondrial, with the protein MSLNSVFSRFIIKPKNPVLSTLTAFCTTNSPTPLPLKNTKLSRNKKVNVGGGGGKADAAQLKQNWLDSLTFPLPGETETTNLGGDDLTGNNAGTIWVIGIDPDVSGALALLKIDESGCSAQVFDSPHLKVMVGKGIPKRLDVKSIVQLIRSFDAPIVTFLYSSPTIESAVLDKFVKIVEAGPRDGLNNEKNIVPTDVKVELIHRLVSSRLPIAEATSFVSPRWVPLVHVRAFVPMLEVVMAVVPVEKLSVHFHDTYGQYLPNIYVSLQVGISTVDSSIAGLGGCPYAKGASGNVATEDVVYMLHGLGVITNVDLVKLLSAGDFICMDLGCPSGSKTAVALSQVTADASKI; encoded by the exons aTGAGCTTGAACTCAGTCTTTTCAAGATTCATCATCAAACCCAAAAACCCCGTTTTATCCACCCTAACAGCCTTCTGCACTACAAACTCTCCAACACCCCTtcctttaaaaaataccaaacttTCAAGGAACAAAAAAGTAAacgttgggggggggggggggaaagcTGATGCTGCTCAACTTAAACAGAACTGGTTAGACTCTCTCACTTTTCCTTTACCTGGTGAAACTGAGACTACAAATTTGGGTGGGGATGACTTGACCGGGAATAATGCGGGCACCATTTGGGTTATCGGTATTGACCCTGATGTTTCTGGTGCTTTGGCACTATTGAAAATTGATGAGTCTGGTTGCTCTGCTcag GTGTTTGATTCTCCTCACTTGAAAGTGATGGTTGGAAAAGGAATTCCAAAGCGGTTAGATGTTAAGTCTATTGTTCAGTTGATTCGTAGCTTTGATGCTCCGATTG TTACTTTTTTATACAGCTCCCCCACCATTGAGAGTGCAGTGCTGGATAAATTTGTGAAGATCGTGGAAGCTGGTCCAAGGGATGGTCTGAACAATGAGAAAAATATTGTGCCTACAGATGTAAAGGTTGAATTGATTCATAGACTAGTATCTTCTAGGTTGCCAATTGCTGAGGCCACAAGTTTTGTTTCACCCAGATGGGTACCTCTG GTGCATGTGAGGGCTTTTGTTCCCATGCTTGAAGTTGTAATGGCTGTTGTTCCTGTCGAGAAACTTTCCGTCCACTTCCATGATACTTATGGGCAATATCTTCCAAATATTTATGTGTCCCTCCAG GTGGGGATTAGCACAGTGGACTCTTCTATTGCGGGTTTAGGTGGATGTCCATATGCAAAAGGAGCATCAGGCAATGTTGCTACTGAAGATGTTGTCTACATGCTTCATGGACTTGGTGTGATAACCAACGTGGATCTGGTGAAACTCCTCTCTGCTGGGGATTTCATTTGCATGGATTTAGGTTGTCCATCCGGATCAAAGACAGCTGTGGCTTTAAGCCAAGTTACAGCCGATGCCTCTAAGATATAA
- the LOC118055527 gene encoding F-box protein At2g32560 isoform X1, with the protein MPNLSLIGDINTLYSPMLLYFFITCFSFVLLLKPLPLKPLPPWTSEMRLLSFWFLKDLLLFSYLGSLRSTLLKVFYIDRIPLKMTIKNMSLSSSARTEKSSLDGEAGGMSFLDLPELALECILERLPPAGLCSMAGVCTSLRERCVSDHLWEKHMKQKWGRVIGPAAYREWQWHLASRKDLGSCKQGKPKGFMRLLSMFWPSSWSSPKADPINNSKQRSSLPVNSIMSWYLALETGKFWFPAQVFNRENGHVGFMLSCYDANLSYDPGTDTFQVRYPPHGRRAIATESGVPWERLRAPPFDTSPHDLHISDCLNDLRPGDHIEIQWRRNKEFPYGWWYGVVGHLESCDGNENYCRCHNSDTVVLEFHQYTPDSRWRSTAVNRKEHREEGDEADGFYGGIRKLYNNEEISRWKRLWPTEVLE; encoded by the exons ATGCCAAACTTGAGTTTGATCGGCGATATAAATACCCTTTATTCTCCAATGCTACTTTACTTCTTCATTACTTGTTTCTCCTTCGTCCTATTGTTAAAGCCCCTCCCTCTCAAGCCTTTGCCTCCATGGACAAGTGAAATGAGATTGTTGTCATTCTGGTTCTTGAAGGACTtgcttctcttctcttatttaGGGTCATTAAGGAGCACccttttgaaagttttttatatCGATAGAATTCCTTTAAAAATGACAATTAAGAATATGAGCCTAAGTTCAAGTGCAAGAACAGAAAAAAGTTCTCTTGATGGTGAAGCTGGAGGGATGTCTTTTTTGGACTTGCCTGAATTGGCCTTGGAATGCATTCTTGAGAGGTTGCCTCCTGCAGGGCTTTGTAGCATGGCAGGCGTGTGTACTTCTTTGAGGGAAAGGTGCGTGAGTGATCATTTATGGGAAAAACATATGAAGCAGAAATGGGGCAGGGTGATTGGCCCTGCTGCTTATAGGGAGTGGCAATGGCATTTAGCTTCGAGAAAGGATTTGGGAAGTTGCAAACAAGGAAAGCCAAAAGGTTTTATGAGGCTTCTGTCAATGTTTTGGCCTTCTTCGTGGAGCAGCCCAAAGGCTGATCCTATTAACAATAGCAAGCAGAGGAGTTCTCTTCCTGTTAATTCAATCATGTCCTGGTACCTTGCTCTTGAGACTGGCAAGTTTTGGTTCCCTGCTCAAGTCTTTAACCGTGAG AATGGGCACGTCGGATTCATGCTATCATGTTATGATGCGAATCTAAGTTATGATCCAGGGACGGATACATTTCAAGTCAG GTACCCACCACATGGGAGGAGAGCAATTGCCACAGAGAGTGGTGTGCCATGGGAAAGGCTTAGAGCACCACCTTTTGATACCTCCCCTCATGATCTACATATCTCTGATTGCTTGAATGATCTACGCCCTGGAGATCACATTGAGATTCAATGGAGAAGAAACAAAGAGTTTCCTTATG GTTGGTGGTATGGTGTTGTAGGTCACTTGGAGTCATGTGATGGAAATGAAAATTATTGCCGGTGTCATAATAGCG ACACTGTAGTGTTGGAGTTCCACCAGTATACACCTGACTCACGTTGGAGAAGCACAGCGGTCAACAGGAAAGAGCATCGGGAGGAGGGTGATGAGGCAGATGGATTTTATGGAGGGATCAGAAAGCTGTACAACAATGAAGAGATTTCCAGGTGGAAGAGGCTTTGGCCGACTGAAGTGTTGGAATAG
- the LOC118055530 gene encoding uncharacterized protein — translation MDDQEFGRLLDLFPVVRPRNYHIETDPSRQSTSRSFPEPVYQEEEGKKESNNQVIDVQDAFWEKLKLAVEKKAGAAEAQRFCKAFQEIHRKLVYEELSLDAACSFINLSKSSGR, via the exons ATGGATGATCAAGAATTTGGACGCCTTCTTGATCTCTTCCCCGTTGTCCGTCCTCGTAATTACcat ATTGAGACGGACCCATCAAGGCAATCAACTTCTCGGTCATTTCCGGAACCGGTATATCAGGAGGAGGAAGGTAAAAAGGAATCCAACAATCAAGTTATTGATGTACAGG ATGCATTCTGGGAGAAGCTAAAGTTGGCAGTTGAGAAGAAG GCAGGTGCAGCAGAAGCCCAGAGATTTTGCAAGGCTTTCCAAGAAATTCACCGGAAACTT GTATATGAAGAACTGAGTTTGGATGCTGCCTGCAGCTTTATAAACTTGTCAAAAAGCTCCGGACGATAG
- the LOC118055527 gene encoding F-box protein At2g32560 isoform X2, whose amino-acid sequence MPNLSLIGDINTLYSPMLLYFFITCFSFVLLLKPLPLKPLPPWTSEMRLLSFWFLKDLLLFSYLGSLRSTLLKVFYIDRIPLKMTIKNMSLSSSARTEKSSLDGEAGGMSFLDLPELALECILERLPPAGLCSMAGVCTSLRERCVSDHLWEKHMKQKWGRVIGPAAYREWQWHLASRKDLGSCKQGKPKGFMRLLSMFWPSSWSSPKADPINNSKQRSSLPVNSIMSWYLALETGKFWFPAQVFNRENGHVGFMLSCYDANLSYDPGTDTFQVRYPPHGRRAIATESGVPWERLRAPPFDTSPHDLHISDCLNDLRPGDHIEIQWRRNKEFPYGWWYGVVGHLESCDGNENYCRCHNSALGKTF is encoded by the exons ATGCCAAACTTGAGTTTGATCGGCGATATAAATACCCTTTATTCTCCAATGCTACTTTACTTCTTCATTACTTGTTTCTCCTTCGTCCTATTGTTAAAGCCCCTCCCTCTCAAGCCTTTGCCTCCATGGACAAGTGAAATGAGATTGTTGTCATTCTGGTTCTTGAAGGACTtgcttctcttctcttatttaGGGTCATTAAGGAGCACccttttgaaagttttttatatCGATAGAATTCCTTTAAAAATGACAATTAAGAATATGAGCCTAAGTTCAAGTGCAAGAACAGAAAAAAGTTCTCTTGATGGTGAAGCTGGAGGGATGTCTTTTTTGGACTTGCCTGAATTGGCCTTGGAATGCATTCTTGAGAGGTTGCCTCCTGCAGGGCTTTGTAGCATGGCAGGCGTGTGTACTTCTTTGAGGGAAAGGTGCGTGAGTGATCATTTATGGGAAAAACATATGAAGCAGAAATGGGGCAGGGTGATTGGCCCTGCTGCTTATAGGGAGTGGCAATGGCATTTAGCTTCGAGAAAGGATTTGGGAAGTTGCAAACAAGGAAAGCCAAAAGGTTTTATGAGGCTTCTGTCAATGTTTTGGCCTTCTTCGTGGAGCAGCCCAAAGGCTGATCCTATTAACAATAGCAAGCAGAGGAGTTCTCTTCCTGTTAATTCAATCATGTCCTGGTACCTTGCTCTTGAGACTGGCAAGTTTTGGTTCCCTGCTCAAGTCTTTAACCGTGAG AATGGGCACGTCGGATTCATGCTATCATGTTATGATGCGAATCTAAGTTATGATCCAGGGACGGATACATTTCAAGTCAG GTACCCACCACATGGGAGGAGAGCAATTGCCACAGAGAGTGGTGTGCCATGGGAAAGGCTTAGAGCACCACCTTTTGATACCTCCCCTCATGATCTACATATCTCTGATTGCTTGAATGATCTACGCCCTGGAGATCACATTGAGATTCAATGGAGAAGAAACAAAGAGTTTCCTTATG GTTGGTGGTATGGTGTTGTAGGTCACTTGGAGTCATGTGATGGAAATGAAAATTATTGCCGGTGTCATAATAGCG CATTGGGCAAAACAttttga
- the LOC118055529 gene encoding 10 kDa chaperonin, mitochondrial, whose protein sequence is MAKRLIPTFNRILVEKIIPPSKTNSGILLPEKTSKLNSGKVVAVGPGARDKDGKLIPVTLKEGETVLLPEYGGTEVKLGEKEYFLYRDEDIMGTLHD, encoded by the exons ATGGCAAAGCGCTTGATTCCGACATTCAATCGCATATTGGTGGAGAAAATAATCCCTCCTTCAAAAACCAACTCCGGTATTCTTCTTCCTGAGAAAACCTCCAAG CTGAACTCTGGAAAAGTTGTTGCCGTGGGTCCTGGTGCTCGTGATAAAGATGGCAAGCTTATTCCTGTTACTTTGAAGGAGGGAGAAACTGTCCTTTTGCCTGAATACGGAGGCACTGAGGTGAAACTTGGTGAAAAAGA GTATTTTCTGTATCGAGATGAAGATATAATGGGAACTCTTCATGATTAA